The proteins below are encoded in one region of Juglans microcarpa x Juglans regia isolate MS1-56 chromosome 4D, Jm3101_v1.0, whole genome shotgun sequence:
- the LOC121260351 gene encoding serine/threonine-protein kinase PEPKR2, producing the protein MRKKRKGSETDASSNLPANLTSTHDSQPSNFTSHFSLEDFTRLNKRCKEDGDIESIVSCKSRLAGIATAPPCGTSSLVPSGRGLKRKIGCLDVATQMGRKNKIEDDYVLGATIGQGKFGSVCFCQSRFSGVEYACKTLRKGEETVHREVEIMQHLSGHPGVVTLQAVYEESDCFHLVMELCSGGCLINQMAQEVQYLEQHAANIFKEVMLVIKYCHDMGVVHRDVKPENILLTTLGKIKLADFGLATRIYNGQSLTGLAGSPAYVAPEVLFGKYSEKVDIWSAGVLLHALLVGVLPFRGHSKEVIFEAIKNDNLDFHSGVWESISKPARDLIGRMLTRDVSVRINADEVLRHPWLLFYTSTTPKTLPLKLRSKNHIGASSQQRVVATGLMTPGLKSEGNRICSGSLSEGSSPLSSFESCRSEDQDDLGLVDALATAISHVRISGPKRTRLCSSTGPIEQQISSNIKANNLCKAF; encoded by the exons atgaggaagaagaggaaaggTAGCGAAACTGATGCGAGCTCAAATTTACCTGCCAATTTAACATCAACACATGATTCACAACCATCGAATTTTACCTCTCATTTTTCGCTAGAAGATTTTACGAGGTTGAACAAGAGGTGCAAAGAAGATGGTGATATTGAATCCATTGTTTCTTGTAAAAGCAGGCTCGCAGGTATTGCCACTGCTCCACCATGTGGGACTTCGTCTTTGGTCCCATCAGGGAGAGGTCTAAAGAGGAAGATAGGTTGTTTAGATGTTGCCACTCAAATGGGCAGGAAGAATAAGATTGAGGATGATTATGTTTTGGGTGCCACAATCGGGCAAGGCAAGTTTGGGTCTGTTTGTTTTTGTCAATCTAGGTTTAGTGGAGTAGAATATGCATGCAAGACTTTGCGAAAGGGTGAGGAAACAGTTCACAGGGAGGTAGAGATAATGCAGCACTTGTCTGGTCATCCTGGGGTTGTGACATTGCAGGCTGTGTATGAGGAGTCTGACTGTTTTCATCTTGTGATGGAGCTGTGCTCCGGGGGATGTTTGATCAATCAGATGGCCCAAGAGGTTCAGTATTTGGAGCAGCATGCAGCCAATATTTTCAAGGAAGTGATGTTGGTTATCAAATATTGTCATGATATGGGAGTTGTGCATAGAGATGTAAAACCTGAGAATATTCTTCTAACAACTTTAGGAAAGATAAAGCTTGCTGATTTTGGCCTGGCCACAAGAATTTATAACG GCCAGAGCTTGACTGGATTAGCGGGAAGTCCAGCTTATGTTGCCCCAGAAGTTCTATTTGGAAAGTACTCTGAGAAGGTCGATATTTGGAGTGCTGGTGTCCTCCTCCATGCTCTCTTGGTTGGTGTTCTTCCGTTTCGTGGACATTCCAAAGAAGTGATTTTTGAAGCAATTAAGAATGACAACCTTGATTTCCACAGTGGGGTATGGGAGTCAATATCAAAACCTGCACGGGATCTGATTGGTAGAATGTTAACAAGGGATGTTTCAGTGAGGATAAATGCAGATGAAGTATTAA GGCATCCATGGTTATTGTTCTACACATCGACAACACCCAAGACTCTACCCCTGAAATTGAGATCAAAGAACCATATAGGAGCATCTAGCCAGCAACGTGTCGTTGCAACTGGATTAATGACACCTGGATTGAAGTCAGAAGGAAATAGGATATGTAGTGGCTCTCTTAGTGAGGGTTCAAGTcctctctcatcatttgaaagttgCAGATCAGAGGATCAGGATGATCTTGGTTTGGTTGATGCCCTTGCCACCGCAATCTCACATGTTAGGATTTCCGGACCAAAGAGGACTAGACTCTGTAGTTCTACAGGCCCGATTGAGCAGCAGATTTCATCTAACATTAAGGCTAACAATCTTTGCAAAGCATTTTGA